A genomic segment from Vagococcus zengguangii encodes:
- a CDS encoding alpha/beta hydrolase, which translates to MKKLMVILLIVLCVVAGGLYWGVNYLYNYAIVPGEKEFLAENHEADSDNVYATWDFIEEAPVYYQLESRDDLNLFGVHLKHNEPTDKLAIVVHGYGNSSKGMEDYARLFFNQGYDVFMPDARGHGQSQGDYVGFGWHERLDVVDWSNYLVNQYDSNVEIALFGLSMGAATVMMSSGEELPTQLKVIIEDCGYDKVSNELAFQLKDMFNLPAFPMIPLASAYTDLKVGYNFYEADATKQLAKNERPMLFIHGTTDTFVPTYMIDSVYAATNGPKEKWLVEGAEHAKSIEVDPEGYNEKVQAFLAKYM; encoded by the coding sequence ATGAAGAAATTAATGGTTATTTTACTTATTGTATTATGTGTCGTGGCAGGTGGATTATACTGGGGCGTTAATTATTTATATAATTATGCTATCGTGCCAGGGGAAAAAGAATTTTTAGCGGAGAATCATGAAGCTGATTCTGATAATGTATACGCAACTTGGGATTTTATAGAAGAAGCACCTGTGTACTATCAATTAGAATCTCGAGATGACTTGAATTTATTCGGTGTTCATTTGAAACATAATGAGCCGACGGATAAACTAGCTATTGTCGTTCATGGCTATGGTAACAGTTCAAAAGGGATGGAAGATTATGCGCGCCTATTCTTTAATCAAGGTTATGATGTCTTCATGCCAGATGCACGTGGCCATGGTCAAAGCCAAGGTGATTATGTCGGTTTTGGATGGCATGAGCGGTTAGATGTGGTCGATTGGTCAAATTACTTGGTGAATCAATATGATAGTAATGTTGAAATCGCGCTATTTGGTTTAAGTATGGGAGCGGCGACCGTTATGATGTCTTCTGGAGAGGAGTTACCTACTCAATTAAAAGTCATTATTGAAGATTGTGGCTATGATAAAGTTAGCAATGAATTGGCGTTCCAATTAAAGGATATGTTTAATTTACCAGCTTTCCCGATGATTCCTTTAGCTTCAGCTTATACGGATTTAAAAGTGGGCTATAATTTTTACGAAGCGGATGCAACGAAACAACTAGCAAAAAATGAACGTCCAATGCTGTTTATACACGGAACAACAGATACTTTTGTGCCAACATATATGATTGACAGTGTCTATGCTGCAACTAATGGACCAAAGGAAAAATGGTTAGTCGAAGGTGCTGAACATGCTAAAAGTATCGAAGTCGATCCAGAAGGCTACAATGAAAAAGTTCAAGCTTTTTTAGCGAAATATATGTAA
- the glmM gene encoding phosphoglucosamine mutase → MGKYFGTDGVRGIANQELTPELAFKLGRCGGYVLVQHHSDETTRPKVLVARDTRISGEMLEQALMAGLMSVGIEVYQLGVVSTPAVAYLTRLQKADAGVMISASHNPAQDNGIKFFGPDGFKLADEEELEIEALLDQEVDTLPRPAAEGLGTLEEFPEGLIKYAQFLTKSIDGDLEGVTVCLDAANGATSPLVNRVFADLETEFFTMGTSPNGLNINDGVGSTHPEKLAAFVVEKGADVGLAFDGDGDRVIAVDELGNIVDGDQIMYICGKYMKEKGELKDNTIVSTVMSNLGFHLAVEEAGMTALTTQVGDRYVVEEMRKNNYNFGGEQSGHIVFLDYNTTGDGMLSGIQLLHVMKETGKKLSELASEFTIYPQKLVNIRVTNKEEALNNELINKVIEEVEVEMDGNGRVLVRPSGTEPLLRVMAEAPSIEKVEYYVNKIADVVKLEVGVE, encoded by the coding sequence ATGGGTAAATATTTTGGAACAGATGGTGTTAGAGGAATCGCAAATCAAGAGTTAACACCAGAATTAGCATTTAAATTAGGTCGTTGTGGAGGTTACGTATTAGTTCAGCACCATAGCGATGAAACAACACGTCCGAAAGTTTTAGTGGCACGTGATACACGTATTTCAGGTGAAATGCTAGAACAAGCTTTAATGGCTGGTTTAATGTCAGTTGGAATTGAAGTTTATCAATTAGGTGTGGTATCTACACCAGCAGTTGCGTATTTAACACGTTTACAAAAAGCCGATGCCGGTGTAATGATTTCGGCTTCGCACAATCCAGCTCAAGATAACGGGATCAAATTTTTTGGTCCAGATGGTTTCAAATTGGCTGACGAAGAAGAATTAGAAATTGAAGCGTTATTGGATCAAGAAGTAGATACATTACCTCGTCCAGCTGCGGAAGGTTTAGGGACATTGGAAGAATTCCCAGAAGGTTTAATCAAGTACGCACAATTCTTAACAAAATCAATCGATGGTGATTTAGAAGGGGTGACTGTCTGTCTAGACGCAGCAAATGGGGCAACATCACCTTTAGTCAATCGTGTGTTTGCTGATTTAGAAACTGAATTCTTTACAATGGGAACAAGTCCTAATGGTTTAAATATCAACGATGGTGTGGGTTCAACTCATCCAGAAAAATTAGCAGCATTTGTCGTTGAAAAAGGTGCCGATGTTGGTTTAGCCTTTGATGGTGATGGTGACCGCGTGATTGCTGTCGATGAATTAGGAAATATCGTTGACGGTGACCAAATCATGTATATCTGTGGGAAATACATGAAAGAAAAAGGTGAATTAAAAGATAATACCATCGTGTCAACTGTTATGAGTAACTTAGGTTTCCATTTAGCGGTTGAAGAAGCTGGAATGACGGCTTTAACAACGCAAGTAGGTGACCGTTATGTGGTTGAAGAAATGCGTAAAAACAACTATAACTTCGGTGGTGAACAATCTGGACATATCGTGTTTTTAGATTACAACACTACAGGTGATGGTATGTTATCAGGTATTCAATTACTACATGTCATGAAAGAAACTGGTAAAAAATTATCAGAACTAGCATCAGAATTTACCATTTATCCTCAAAAATTAGTGAACATTCGTGTAACTAATAAAGAAGAAGCCTTAAATAACGAATTAATCAACAAAGTGATTGAAGAAGTTGAAGTAGAAATGGACGGAAATGGTCGTGTCTTAGTTAGACCTTCAGGAACAGAACCGTTACTACGTGTGATGGCAGAAGCTCCTTCAATTGAAAAAGTTGAGTACTATGTTAATAAAATTGCTGACGTTGTGAAATTAGAAGTTGGCGTTGAATAA
- a CDS encoding CdaR family protein, whose translation MKDFTSSKWFMVLVSFGLALLLFFNANSNSTFFNNDSGSSNQPNFSVIAEEVPVSVKYDANEYFISDFKEKMSVVLKSSNRILLDTELNSETRHFVLEADLSGYKEGKHKVDIKVLNLPSGVTATLESPQISFDLEKRVSQSFNVHPKLNDNLFKNGYTLEGINLSPSQVTVTTGEKTMKNIDDVIVSVEQDKEIVSDFEKEYDVYAIDKEGNILTAIVDPAKVNVRIDVSTPSKSVPVKIKQSGKIPEGIKEYTFTSPVQNVEIIGSRDVIDEIEAVEVLVDTSTIKETKTGDYKIEKINNVTTNPETISVTITPKLVEKPKK comes from the coding sequence ATGAAAGATTTTACCTCCAGTAAATGGTTCATGGTGCTAGTTTCATTTGGATTGGCGTTATTATTATTTTTTAACGCTAACTCTAATAGTACGTTCTTTAATAATGACAGTGGCTCAAGCAATCAACCTAATTTTTCAGTTATTGCTGAAGAAGTGCCTGTATCAGTAAAGTATGATGCCAACGAGTATTTTATTTCTGATTTCAAAGAAAAAATGTCAGTTGTCTTAAAAAGTTCCAATCGAATTTTATTAGATACTGAACTAAATAGTGAAACGAGACATTTTGTTTTAGAAGCTGATTTAAGTGGTTATAAAGAAGGAAAACATAAAGTAGATATTAAAGTCTTGAATCTGCCTTCAGGAGTGACAGCAACGCTTGAGTCACCACAAATTAGTTTTGATTTAGAAAAACGTGTTAGTCAGTCATTTAATGTCCATCCTAAATTAAATGACAATTTATTTAAAAATGGTTATACTTTAGAAGGCATCAATCTGTCACCTAGCCAAGTGACGGTTACAACGGGCGAAAAGACAATGAAGAATATTGATGATGTCATTGTTTCTGTTGAACAGGATAAAGAGATTGTTTCGGATTTTGAAAAAGAGTATGATGTATATGCGATTGACAAAGAAGGTAATATTCTAACAGCAATTGTCGATCCAGCCAAAGTAAACGTTCGAATTGATGTCAGTACACCTTCAAAATCAGTACCTGTTAAAATTAAACAGTCAGGGAAGATTCCTGAAGGTATCAAGGAATATACGTTTACCAGTCCAGTTCAAAATGTCGAAATCATAGGGTCACGTGATGTGATTGATGAAATTGAAGCAGTCGAAGTACTTGTGGATACATCAACAATCAAAGAAACAAAAACTGGCGATTATAAAATTGAAAAAATCAATAATGTTACGACAAATCCTGAGACGATTAGTGTAACGATTACGCCAAAATTAGTGGAAAAACCAAAAAAATAA
- the cdaA gene encoding diadenylate cyclase CdaA — protein sequence MVEFLFLSTLENMKDILSQYLFSKNFIISAIDIAVVWYFIYKLLQIIRGTKAIQVIKGIVVIILIRVLSGILGLNTVEWVMSQVITYGVIATIIIFQPEVRRGLEHLGRGAIFSRKKLVNEMDSQEMIQQFNQAIKYMSKRKIGALITIQKQTGLDDYIETGIPLNSEISGELLINIFIPNTPLHDGAVIIKDNKIAVACAYLPLSENDAIPKEFGTRHRAAIGVSEVSDAVTVVVSEETGDVSITRNGRLHAHLTEEEYMAILTEELVIADDETSENIVKMIVDLFKKEGK from the coding sequence ATGGTTGAGTTTTTATTTTTATCAACGCTTGAAAATATGAAAGATATTCTCTCACAGTACCTTTTTTCTAAAAATTTCATTATTAGTGCCATTGATATTGCGGTGGTTTGGTATTTTATTTATAAACTACTTCAAATCATTCGAGGGACTAAAGCGATTCAGGTAATTAAAGGAATTGTGGTTATCATTTTGATTCGTGTCCTTAGTGGCATCTTAGGATTAAACACTGTTGAATGGGTGATGAGTCAAGTGATTACTTATGGTGTAATCGCAACGATTATCATTTTCCAACCAGAAGTCCGAAGAGGATTAGAACATTTAGGACGAGGCGCAATATTTTCTAGGAAAAAGCTAGTAAATGAGATGGACAGCCAAGAGATGATTCAACAATTTAATCAAGCAATTAAGTATATGTCAAAACGTAAAATTGGCGCATTAATTACGATTCAAAAGCAAACAGGTTTAGATGATTATATAGAAACAGGTATTCCACTAAACTCTGAAATATCTGGGGAATTATTAATTAATATTTTTATTCCAAACACACCACTTCATGATGGTGCAGTAATTATTAAAGATAATAAAATTGCGGTAGCCTGTGCTTATTTGCCACTTTCTGAAAATGATGCTATCCCGAAAGAATTTGGAACACGACATCGGGCCGCTATTGGGGTGAGCGAAGTTTCGGATGCCGTTACGGTGGTTGTTTCAGAAGAAACGGGAGATGTCAGTATCACTAGAAATGGCCGTTTACATGCACATTTAACAGAAGAAGAGTACATGGCTATATTAACTGAAGAGTTAGTGATAGCAGATGATGAAACATCAGAAAATATCGTTAAAATGATTGTTGATTTATTCAAAAAGGAGGGTAAATAA
- a CDS encoding NAD(P)H-binding protein, giving the protein MKIAVIAANGKIGQLITNEAVDNHFDVTAIVRNENHTHAPNVLKKDLFDLTAEDLQPFDVVIDAAGFWAPEDLIKHETSLVHLTTILKDTAVRLIIVGGAGSLYLDETRQQRLMDLSVFPESYKPLAQSMANGLDFLRTVHDVEWLYVSPADDFQAFGVKTGNFELAGDILTTNEKGQSFISYPDYALGIIELIKSPPSTQQRVSLYTK; this is encoded by the coding sequence ATGAAAATTGCTGTTATTGCCGCAAATGGAAAAATTGGACAACTTATCACGAATGAAGCCGTTGATAATCACTTTGATGTAACGGCTATTGTTAGAAATGAGAACCATACCCATGCACCTAATGTTCTTAAAAAAGACTTATTTGATTTGACCGCAGAGGATCTTCAACCGTTTGATGTTGTTATCGACGCTGCAGGTTTTTGGGCACCAGAAGATTTAATTAAGCACGAAACATCACTGGTTCATTTAACAACGATTCTTAAAGATACAGCTGTTCGGTTAATTATTGTTGGAGGCGCGGGTAGCCTCTATCTAGATGAAACTCGTCAACAGCGCTTAATGGATCTATCTGTTTTTCCAGAAAGTTACAAACCACTTGCACAAAGTATGGCTAACGGGTTAGACTTTTTGCGAACCGTTCATGATGTAGAATGGCTTTACGTCAGTCCAGCAGATGATTTTCAAGCTTTTGGTGTCAAAACAGGCAACTTTGAGCTAGCTGGTGACATCTTAACGACTAATGAAAAAGGACAAAGCTTTATTAGTTATCCTGATTATGCATTAGGAATTATCGAACTTATTAAGAGCCCCCCTAGTACTCAACAACGTGTGTCGCTTTATACAAAATAA
- a CDS encoding SprT family protein, with amino-acid sequence MLAKDREFFTALFEGKPPLTDANLQSWIEVISSRCFKRPFTHQAKVNRRLKTTGGRYHLTNHHIDINPLVYEKYGWSELVDVILHELCHYHLHLTGCGYQHRDADFKQLLQAVGGSRYVKPLAEHNYRYQYQCQTCHQIYQRQKRLDTNRYRCHCRGQLHLIEQNKENLREK; translated from the coding sequence ATGTTGGCAAAAGATCGAGAGTTTTTTACGGCACTGTTTGAAGGGAAGCCACCGTTAACAGATGCTAATTTACAAAGTTGGATTGAAGTGATTTCATCTCGATGTTTTAAGCGTCCGTTTACACATCAAGCTAAGGTCAATCGAAGGCTAAAAACGACAGGTGGGCGTTATCATTTAACGAATCACCATATCGATATTAATCCGTTAGTATATGAAAAATATGGTTGGTCGGAACTAGTGGATGTGATCTTACATGAATTGTGTCATTATCATTTACATTTAACAGGATGTGGTTATCAACACCGTGATGCTGATTTTAAACAACTTTTACAAGCGGTTGGAGGGAGTCGTTATGTTAAACCTTTAGCTGAACATAACTATCGTTATCAATATCAGTGTCAAACCTGTCATCAAATTTATCAACGTCAAAAAAGACTCGACACCAACCGATATCGTTGTCATTGTCGTGGTCAGTTGCATTTAATTGAGCAAAATAAAGAAAACCTGCGAGAAAAATAG
- a CDS encoding Tex family protein encodes MDEKEQRVLSIVTKELTQYRPNQIKKVLELLAEGNTVPFIARYRKEVTGSLDEVMIREIEERHQYITNLEKRREEVERLIAEQDKLTPELSKAIKAATTMQKLEDIYRPYKQKRRTKATIAKEKGLEPFANWLLTFPTGSVEVEAQKYLSDEYELITVEDVYSGAHEILAETFSDEAKFREWLREFAVKKGVMVSTEKDASKDEKGIFEMYYDYQEAVKTLVSHRILAMNRGEKEGILKVELVLPEDEVMQYFERQLIGKHTQSTATDLIRTAYQDSYKRFIKPAIEREIRGDLTEKADEQAINIFGENLRNLLLQSPLKGKVVMGFDPAYRTGCKLAVVDATGKVLAISVIYPHKPAPAAKQAQAGTQFKELIEKYQVEMVAIGNGTASRESELFVAEQLRDIKRNVYYVIVNEAGASVYSASSVAREEFPDLQVEERSAVSIARRLQDPLAELVKIDPKAVGVGQYQHDVSQKRLAEQLDFVVETAVNQVGVNANTASSELLQHVAGLNKTTAQNFVKYRDEQGVFTDRKQFKKVPRLGPKAFEQAVGFLRIVGGKNVLDNTGIHPESYQATETLLKELAINLADLGTDESKQKLDNIVLSDMATKLAVGEETLKDIIEALKQPGRDMRDAMPAPLLRKDVLTMEDLKVGMELEGTVRNVVDFGAFVDIGVKQDGLVHISKLSNKFVKHPTDVVAVGDIVTVWIEEVDLTKHRVALSMIGPK; translated from the coding sequence TTGGATGAAAAAGAACAACGCGTGCTTTCGATTGTAACGAAAGAATTAACGCAATATCGACCTAATCAAATAAAAAAAGTATTGGAATTACTAGCAGAAGGTAACACGGTACCGTTTATTGCACGTTATCGTAAAGAAGTAACCGGCAGTCTAGATGAAGTGATGATTCGTGAAATTGAAGAACGTCATCAATATATTACTAACTTAGAAAAACGCCGCGAAGAAGTGGAGCGTCTAATTGCTGAACAAGATAAATTAACGCCAGAATTGTCTAAAGCAATAAAGGCGGCCACAACTATGCAAAAGTTAGAAGATATTTACCGACCATATAAACAAAAACGTCGTACAAAAGCTACGATTGCAAAAGAAAAAGGTTTAGAACCATTTGCTAACTGGTTATTAACATTTCCAACTGGTTCAGTTGAAGTGGAAGCGCAAAAATATTTAAGCGACGAATATGAACTGATTACTGTTGAAGACGTTTATAGTGGCGCTCATGAAATTTTGGCTGAAACGTTTAGTGACGAAGCAAAATTCCGTGAATGGTTGCGTGAATTTGCGGTGAAAAAAGGTGTAATGGTCAGCACTGAAAAAGATGCCTCAAAAGATGAAAAAGGCATTTTTGAGATGTACTACGACTATCAAGAAGCAGTTAAAACGCTAGTATCTCATCGTATTTTAGCAATGAACCGTGGAGAAAAAGAAGGTATTTTAAAAGTTGAGTTAGTCTTACCAGAAGACGAAGTGATGCAGTATTTTGAACGTCAATTAATTGGTAAACATACGCAAAGTACAGCTACTGACTTGATTCGTACTGCTTATCAAGATAGCTACAAACGTTTTATCAAGCCAGCAATTGAGCGCGAAATTCGCGGGGACTTAACTGAAAAAGCCGACGAGCAAGCGATTAATATTTTTGGGGAAAATTTGCGTAATTTATTATTACAGTCACCTTTAAAAGGTAAAGTGGTGATGGGCTTTGACCCTGCCTATCGTACAGGTTGTAAACTAGCCGTTGTTGATGCGACAGGTAAAGTGTTAGCTATCAGCGTAATCTATCCTCATAAACCAGCACCTGCCGCCAAGCAAGCGCAAGCCGGTACACAATTTAAAGAATTAATTGAAAAATATCAAGTTGAAATGGTGGCGATTGGTAACGGAACAGCAAGTCGTGAGTCTGAGCTATTTGTTGCCGAGCAATTACGTGACATCAAACGTAATGTTTATTACGTGATTGTTAACGAAGCTGGGGCATCTGTTTACTCAGCTAGTAGCGTTGCCCGTGAAGAATTCCCTGACTTACAAGTTGAAGAACGTAGCGCGGTTAGCATTGCGCGTCGTTTGCAAGATCCATTAGCAGAACTTGTAAAAATTGATCCAAAAGCCGTTGGGGTTGGTCAATATCAACATGATGTCTCTCAAAAACGTTTAGCCGAACAATTAGACTTTGTCGTTGAAACAGCAGTGAACCAAGTCGGAGTGAATGCGAATACGGCTAGTTCTGAGTTGTTACAACACGTAGCCGGTTTAAATAAAACAACTGCGCAAAACTTTGTGAAATATCGTGACGAACAAGGCGTCTTTACTGATCGTAAGCAATTTAAAAAAGTGCCACGTTTAGGGCCAAAAGCCTTTGAACAAGCGGTTGGCTTCTTACGTATTGTTGGTGGTAAAAACGTCCTAGATAATACCGGTATTCACCCAGAAAGTTATCAAGCTACAGAAACGTTATTAAAAGAGTTAGCAATTAATTTAGCTGATTTGGGCACAGATGAAAGTAAGCAAAAACTAGACAACATCGTTTTATCTGACATGGCGACGAAATTAGCCGTTGGGGAAGAAACACTTAAAGATATCATTGAAGCGTTAAAACAACCTGGCCGAGATATGCGTGACGCAATGCCAGCGCCATTACTACGCAAAGATGTCTTAACTATGGAAGATTTAAAAGTTGGAATGGAGTTAGAAGGAACCGTTCGTAATGTGGTAGATTTTGGTGCGTTCGTTGATATCGGAGTGAAGCAAGATGGTTTAGTTCATATTTCTAAATTAAGTAATAAGTTTGTGAAGCATCCAACCGATGTGGTAGCAGTAGGTGATATCGTTACCGTTTGGATTGAAGAGGTAGATTTAACGAAACATCGTGTTGCTTTAAGTATGATTGGACCTAAATAA
- a CDS encoding metallophosphoesterase family protein yields MKSIYAIGDIHGDITMFHRALADYDFSSHQLVLLGDLLDRGSYSKECLLLGQQLVKKQQAIYLKGNHEDLLLRFIEDPIERYPNYLLNGGKATIESLLHPGACEEYSAVEIASMIRHHYKELLAFLGELPLYYEWGPYVFVHAGVDLTKENLQQTSARDFVWIREPFHQLPNQTGKTIVFGHTPTPNLYGDNQTTKLWQVDHKIGMDGGGIYGGSVHAVIFDERGIVQDQEFFQGEVWQPEG; encoded by the coding sequence ATGAAGTCGATTTATGCTATTGGAGATATTCATGGAGATATCACTATGTTTCACCGTGCGTTAGCGGATTATGATTTTTCAAGTCATCAACTCGTATTATTAGGAGATTTGTTAGATCGTGGTAGTTACAGCAAGGAGTGTTTGTTGTTGGGGCAACAGTTAGTTAAGAAGCAACAAGCTATATATTTAAAAGGAAATCATGAAGATTTATTGTTGCGATTTATTGAAGATCCGATTGAGCGTTATCCTAATTATTTATTAAATGGTGGGAAAGCAACGATTGAAAGTTTACTTCATCCAGGCGCCTGTGAAGAGTATTCAGCAGTTGAAATTGCTAGTATGATTCGTCATCATTATAAAGAATTGTTAGCTTTTTTAGGGGAATTACCACTTTATTATGAATGGGGGCCGTATGTTTTTGTGCATGCAGGGGTTGATTTAACGAAAGAAAATTTGCAACAGACTAGTGCCCGTGATTTCGTTTGGATACGTGAACCATTCCATCAGCTACCTAACCAGACGGGTAAAACAATTGTGTTTGGCCATACCCCGACTCCTAATTTATATGGTGATAATCAAACAACTAAGTTATGGCAAGTTGACCATAAAATCGGAATGGATGGTGGGGGCATCTACGGCGGTAGCGTACATGCAGTTATTTTTGATGAGCGGGGAATTGTCCAAGACCAGGAATTTTTTCAAGGGGAAGTTTGGCAACCTGAAGGCTAA
- a CDS encoding DUF1149 family protein produces the protein MELVRHKAFVEAFHYDAIKEETGENEIKVDVTPLEVNEEADFDSDNNSVLGVRVIYKILFPDFALTGAVRQLVEVHGRKITKSEELTKEEVNELIKPLFRMIERLTEEVTEIALDIPGVKLNFQRED, from the coding sequence ATGGAATTAGTAAGACATAAAGCATTTGTAGAAGCTTTTCATTACGATGCAATCAAAGAAGAAACTGGTGAAAATGAAATTAAAGTTGATGTTACACCACTAGAAGTCAATGAAGAAGCAGATTTTGATTCAGATAATAACAGTGTTCTAGGGGTACGTGTTATCTATAAAATTCTTTTCCCAGATTTTGCTTTAACAGGTGCTGTCCGTCAATTAGTAGAAGTTCACGGTCGTAAAATAACAAAATCTGAAGAATTAACTAAGGAAGAAGTAAACGAATTAATTAAACCATTGTTCCGCATGATTGAGCGATTAACGGAAGAAGTAACTGAAATTGCATTAGATATTCCAGGTGTAAAATTAAACTTCCAAAGAGAAGACTAA
- the yfcC gene encoding putative basic amino acid antiporter YfcC — MSETNLKKKKDLTKIKTPHTYVIIFGVVVFAWLLTFLVPAGKFNTTDIEYKDANGEIATKTVLDQDSFRYQYNLDGNVVIDKLEDLVNDETKLEEIGVAQADVEALIAEGPENISQSALDEANLTDDTLYDLYGKDIYDTSKKLHKTAKLWGTDDFGGFGFLNFVFEGLVSGDKYGSAVGIAALILVVGGAFGIIMRTGAIDAGIYAFISKTKGLEKFALPLLFFAFSFGGATFGMAEEVIPFSMVMVPFVIALGYNSIVAVTVTYVASQVGNAASWMSPFSVAVAQGIAGVPVLSGATFRLIMWVVITGAAAAYMMIYAEKIRKNPLASETYESDQHFRDQIQKTSDEQKPFLLGHKLVLVEMLVVLVWIIWGVTQKGYYIPEIASQFFVMGLVAGITGVIFKLDGMGINDIAKSFQNGAADLAGTAIVVGMAKGILLVLGGSDAAQYSALNTVLHSIGSALSGLPALLGAWFMYIFQSLFNLVVTSNSGQAALTMPIMAPLADLLNIPRQIAVLAYQLGAGFMDAFTPVSASLIGVLGVAHIDWAKWAKFQIKMQAFLFVLGCIFIAIAIMIGLQ, encoded by the coding sequence ATGTCGGAAACAAACTTGAAGAAGAAAAAAGATTTGACTAAGATTAAAACGCCTCATACTTACGTCATTATCTTTGGTGTTGTTGTCTTCGCATGGTTGCTAACATTCTTAGTACCGGCCGGAAAATTCAATACAACTGATATTGAATACAAAGATGCTAATGGCGAAATTGCAACAAAAACGGTCTTAGACCAAGATTCATTCCGCTATCAATACAACTTAGATGGCAATGTAGTTATCGATAAATTAGAAGATTTAGTTAACGATGAAACTAAATTGGAAGAAATCGGTGTAGCTCAGGCGGACGTTGAAGCGTTAATCGCTGAAGGTCCAGAAAACATTTCACAATCTGCTTTAGATGAAGCAAACTTAACAGATGATACACTGTATGACTTATACGGTAAAGATATTTATGATACGTCAAAAAAATTACACAAAACAGCTAAATTATGGGGAACAGATGACTTCGGTGGTTTTGGTTTCCTAAACTTCGTTTTCGAAGGTTTAGTATCTGGTGATAAATATGGATCAGCTGTCGGAATTGCTGCATTGATCCTAGTCGTAGGTGGTGCCTTTGGTATTATCATGCGAACTGGTGCAATCGATGCTGGTATTTATGCCTTCATTAGTAAAACAAAAGGTTTGGAAAAATTCGCTTTACCATTATTATTCTTTGCCTTTTCATTTGGTGGCGCAACTTTCGGAATGGCTGAAGAAGTTATCCCATTCTCTATGGTAATGGTTCCGTTTGTTATTGCCTTAGGTTATAACTCCATTGTTGCCGTAACCGTGACCTATGTCGCGTCACAAGTCGGGAATGCTGCTTCTTGGATGAGTCCATTTAGTGTGGCAGTTGCCCAAGGTATCGCAGGTGTACCCGTTCTTTCAGGTGCAACTTTCCGTTTAATTATGTGGGTGGTGATTACAGGAGCTGCCGCAGCGTACATGATGATTTACGCTGAAAAAATCCGTAAAAATCCATTAGCTTCAGAAACTTATGAATCAGATCAACATTTCCGTGATCAAATTCAAAAAACTTCTGATGAACAAAAACCTTTCTTATTAGGGCATAAATTAGTCCTAGTAGAAATGTTAGTCGTATTAGTTTGGATCATCTGGGGCGTAACGCAAAAAGGTTACTACATTCCAGAAATCGCTTCTCAATTCTTTGTTATGGGATTAGTAGCAGGTATCACTGGTGTCATTTTCAAACTTGACGGTATGGGAATTAACGATATCGCGAAAAGTTTCCAAAATGGTGCTGCTGATTTAGCTGGAACTGCAATTGTTGTAGGGATGGCTAAAGGTATCTTATTAGTATTAGGTGGTTCTGATGCTGCTCAATACTCAGCTTTAAATACAGTCTTACATTCAATTGGTTCAGCATTATCTGGTTTACCAGCTTTACTTGGTGCTTGGTTCATGTATATTTTCCAAAGTTTATTCAACTTAGTGGTAACGTCAAACTCTGGACAAGCGGCATTAACAATGCCAATTATGGCACCTTTAGCTGACTTACTAAATATCCCAAGACAGATTGCTGTCTTAGCTTACCAATTAGGTGCCGGCTTCATGGATGCCTTCACACCCGTTTCAGCAAGTTTAATCGGGGTACTTGGTGTAGCACATATCGATTGGGCTAAATGGGCTAAATTCCAAATTAAAATGCAAGCATTCTTATTCGTACTAGGTTGTATTTTTATTGCCATTGCGATAATGATTGGTTTACAATAA